A genome region from Archaeoglobus fulgidus DSM 4304 includes the following:
- the cobT gene encoding nicotinate mononucleotide-dependent phosphoribosyltransferase CobT, protein MTLKFVKGESDNLELAKGRAAFVLVIGNTKTANIEGITVAGANPELIKYTPPADAELLYHGKCLSIDGVPATPDGKPTPALITYTALRLTSIPLFVVNSGLMVPPKIPYIDLNAPVGENIAESRAMDREKVEEVLERAKIVGRQLSKLSDVLIIGESIPAGTTTAAAVLKALGLNAAVSSSMPENPVELKRKVVERAVERVESNDPIEVLSAVGDPVMVGVAGIALGSEKPVILAGGTQMVAIANLIARMGEVEAVIATTKYVASDATADLSLSPFPVIASDPMLGKSRYPGLRAYEEGFVKEGVGAGGMTSVAYARGITPEKFLEEVEKDYERIVL, encoded by the coding sequence ATGACTCTGAAGTTCGTTAAAGGAGAGAGCGATAACCTTGAGCTGGCAAAGGGCAGGGCAGCATTCGTGCTCGTTATTGGAAACACAAAGACTGCAAACATTGAGGGGATAACGGTTGCCGGGGCAAATCCAGAGCTGATAAAGTACACTCCCCCCGCAGATGCGGAGTTACTCTACCACGGGAAATGCCTCTCCATTGATGGTGTACCCGCAACGCCAGACGGAAAGCCAACTCCAGCCCTGATAACCTACACCGCCTTACGCCTTACCTCCATCCCACTCTTCGTTGTAAACTCCGGCCTGATGGTTCCGCCAAAAATCCCCTACATCGACCTCAACGCTCCAGTGGGGGAGAACATCGCTGAAAGCAGAGCAATGGACAGAGAGAAGGTTGAGGAGGTGTTGGAGAGGGCCAAAATTGTAGGAAGGCAGCTTTCAAAGCTTTCGGATGTTCTGATTATTGGAGAGAGCATTCCCGCAGGAACGACAACTGCTGCGGCAGTTTTAAAGGCTCTCGGCCTTAACGCAGCTGTCTCATCCAGCATGCCTGAAAACCCGGTTGAGCTGAAGAGGAAGGTTGTTGAGAGGGCTGTGGAGAGGGTTGAAAGCAATGACCCCATTGAAGTTCTCTCAGCCGTCGGCGACCCGGTAATGGTTGGTGTCGCAGGAATTGCTCTCGGATCAGAAAAGCCAGTAATCTTGGCGGGAGGGACCCAGATGGTGGCTATAGCCAACCTCATAGCCAGAATGGGAGAAGTGGAGGCTGTGATAGCCACCACAAAATATGTTGCCAGCGACGCCACAGCAGACCTCTCCCTCTCCCCCTTCCCCGTCATAGCTTCTGACCCCATGCTCGGTAAGTCACGATATCCGGGGCTGAGGGCTTACGAGGAGGGCTTTGTTAAGGAGGGAGTTGGAGCTGGCGGGATGACATCTGTGGCTTATGCACGTGGCATAACTCCTGAAAAGTTTTTGGAGGAGGTGGAAAAAGACTACGAAAGGATTGTACTTTGA
- a CDS encoding PAS domain S-box protein: MSQFILLKLNQRGKIIDVTGLPGLKGKYFHEVFTVENGTASPVARYNGMSFKMAKVDFDDGQVCVLIPEQDESCLDYLPIGLAVVRDGEIVYSNNMFRELLGENYYSERFSNFIRSLNEKIGEGVVRDEVAITSELGEERKLEIMASKGYYNGKEAILCTLRDATRDREFENLFLTLTSKAFVVVYIIQDGKFAFVNEMATGLGYSIEELYRMNPFDLVHPDDKEQVIDNYVRRLAGEHVEVPYRFRLVARDGRLLYVDAIAARVIFRGRPAVMGMLIDRTDEMKNQEKLKMYERFFRRSKDMFFILDRYGRFIDVNPRYAEILGYAKEDLLGRTSRIIAHEDDLEILRENFGKVLRGESVKFSFRAKSRDGGVRFVEVVEWPVFKNGEVAGAEGVIRDITDRVTTEEELKKKNQLLRIIGEINELILKERDEYALLQKVCRFFSKIRDTDSWTWILDGNRLIKATPLAPECHLAEKTKDGVLRFEDCHCPLSKAKSLAVPIRHNGNVFGVLVLCNVGSLAEDEMTIIEELGINLGFAVSSYRAERDRKIAFNLLLENLKQLESLADRLRNPVAIISGFLEIKDDIGYERAFREIENQIERINRILDDLRLQETLTYFILKGGFGTKFL; encoded by the coding sequence ATGTCGCAATTTATTCTCCTAAAACTAAACCAGAGGGGAAAAATTATCGATGTAACTGGTTTACCGGGTCTCAAAGGAAAGTACTTTCACGAGGTTTTTACTGTTGAGAATGGCACCGCATCTCCAGTTGCAAGGTATAACGGAATGAGCTTCAAAATGGCCAAGGTTGATTTTGATGACGGCCAAGTATGCGTGTTGATTCCGGAGCAGGACGAAAGCTGCCTGGACTACCTTCCTATCGGTTTGGCGGTTGTCCGTGATGGTGAAATTGTATACTCAAACAACATGTTCAGAGAATTGTTAGGGGAGAATTACTATTCTGAGCGGTTCTCAAACTTCATTCGCTCTCTGAATGAAAAAATTGGTGAAGGTGTTGTGAGAGATGAGGTGGCAATCACCTCGGAGCTGGGAGAGGAGAGGAAGTTAGAAATCATGGCTTCAAAGGGCTACTATAACGGTAAGGAAGCAATTTTGTGCACACTCAGAGATGCTACGAGGGACAGAGAGTTTGAAAACCTGTTTTTAACGCTGACAAGTAAAGCATTCGTAGTCGTTTACATCATTCAGGACGGAAAGTTCGCCTTCGTTAACGAGATGGCAACGGGGCTTGGGTACTCAATTGAGGAGCTATACCGGATGAATCCCTTTGACTTAGTGCATCCAGATGACAAAGAGCAGGTTATCGACAACTACGTCAGAAGGCTTGCGGGTGAGCACGTTGAGGTTCCCTACAGGTTCAGACTCGTTGCCAGGGACGGCAGGTTACTTTACGTTGATGCTATAGCAGCGAGGGTGATTTTCAGAGGAAGGCCCGCTGTGATGGGGATGCTTATAGACAGAACTGATGAAATGAAAAATCAGGAAAAGCTCAAAATGTACGAGAGATTTTTCAGAAGGTCAAAGGACATGTTCTTCATTCTCGACAGATACGGCAGGTTTATCGACGTTAACCCAAGATACGCAGAGATCCTGGGGTATGCGAAGGAGGACTTGCTGGGGCGGACTTCGAGAATTATTGCCCACGAGGACGACTTGGAGATTCTGAGGGAGAACTTTGGGAAGGTGCTTAGAGGGGAGAGCGTGAAGTTCAGCTTTAGGGCTAAGAGCAGAGATGGTGGGGTAAGGTTTGTTGAGGTCGTCGAGTGGCCTGTGTTTAAAAATGGTGAGGTTGCTGGGGCTGAAGGTGTTATAAGGGACATTACGGACAGGGTGACAACCGAGGAGGAGCTGAAAAAGAAAAATCAGCTACTAAGGATAATCGGTGAAATAAACGAGCTCATTTTGAAGGAAAGGGACGAGTACGCTTTGCTGCAGAAGGTTTGCAGATTTTTCTCAAAAATCAGGGACACGGACTCATGGACTTGGATTCTGGACGGAAACAGGTTAATTAAGGCTACACCTCTAGCTCCAGAGTGTCATCTTGCTGAAAAAACCAAGGACGGAGTTTTGAGGTTTGAAGATTGCCATTGCCCTTTAAGCAAAGCTAAGAGCCTGGCCGTTCCAATCAGGCATAACGGGAACGTTTTTGGAGTTCTGGTTCTTTGCAATGTGGGCAGCCTGGCGGAGGATGAAATGACCATAATCGAGGAGCTGGGCATAAACCTGGGCTTTGCCGTCTCATCCTACAGAGCAGAGAGGGACAGGAAGATAGCCTTCAATCTCCTTCTTGAAAATCTGAAGCAGCTTGAGTCGCTTGCTGACAGGTTGAGAAATCCAGTAGCCATTATTTCCGGATTTCTCGAGATAAAGGACGACATAGGGTACGAGAGGGCGTTTAGAGAAATTGAGAACCAGATTGAGAGGATAAACAGAATTTTGGATGATTTGAGGCTGCAGGAGACTCTGACGTACTTCATCCTCAAGGGGGGTTTTGGGACAAAATTCCTTTAA
- a CDS encoding DUF2080 family transposase-associated protein has translation MRRVEVKKGDFVLKEEVEVVFEKRVTPFGNSAKVDVPKRYIGWRAYVIVVRD, from the coding sequence ATGAGGAGGGTTGAAGTGAAGAAGGGAGATTTTGTTCTGAAAGAGGAGGTTGAGGTTGTTTTCGAGAAGAGAGTCACGCCTTTCGGTAATTCAGCAAAGGTTGATGTGCCCAAGAGGTATATTGGGTGGAGAGCGTATGTGATTGTTGTCAGGGATTAA
- a CDS encoding ISNCY-like element ISA1214-1 family transposase, with amino-acid sequence MNLGFRVTGKFVRELLDVLDEIAEEIRQEEKEKYPYTEWERKREVVKERLRKLPEYVREAISVITVQKRVGRPKKVDLEKRVMLFLFARLMDKSNRDIEELLELFEPLFGIKVSYKTIERLYSDEEVRMALHNLFILLLREEGVSGDFSGDGTGYSLTITKHYRSNPKRKGKDFRYVFRIIDIDTGMYVGFGYSDRSEKDAFEKALGMLKSMGVKVNSISLDKYYSSRKTLRLFDAETAVYVIPKRNLARIGFDWLRVIERIVEAPYRFLKRYFKRNLSEAGFSADKRRFGWLIRQRREDRREMALFAVGLWHNVFAVRVVR; translated from the coding sequence ATGAACCTTGGATTCAGAGTGACAGGGAAGTTTGTAAGGGAACTTCTGGATGTTTTGGATGAAATTGCAGAGGAGATAAGACAGGAGGAGAAGGAAAAGTATCCGTACACAGAATGGGAGAGGAAGAGAGAAGTTGTTAAGGAAAGGCTGAGAAAACTCCCTGAATACGTTAGAGAGGCTATTTCTGTGATAACCGTGCAAAAGAGGGTGGGAAGACCAAAGAAAGTTGATCTGGAGAAGAGAGTTATGCTCTTTCTGTTTGCAAGGCTGATGGACAAATCAAACAGAGATATTGAGGAGCTTTTAGAGCTGTTTGAACCTTTATTCGGGATAAAGGTTAGCTACAAAACGATAGAAAGATTATACTCGGATGAAGAAGTTAGAATGGCTTTACACAACCTCTTCATCCTTCTGCTTAGAGAGGAAGGAGTTTCAGGAGATTTTTCAGGAGATGGGACAGGATACAGCCTAACCATCACTAAGCACTATAGAAGCAATCCTAAAAGGAAAGGTAAAGACTTCAGATACGTTTTCAGGATAATTGACATCGATACGGGAATGTACGTTGGCTTTGGCTATTCTGACAGATCTGAGAAAGATGCCTTTGAGAAGGCTTTAGGAATGCTCAAAAGCATGGGGGTGAAGGTAAACTCGATTTCTCTGGATAAGTATTACAGCAGTAGGAAGACTCTGAGGCTGTTTGATGCTGAGACAGCTGTCTACGTCATTCCAAAGCGAAATCTTGCCAGAATAGGATTTGACTGGTTGAGGGTTATCGAGAGGATTGTTGAAGCTCCTTATAGGTTTCTGAAGAGGTACTTCAAGAGGAACTTAAGTGAGGCAGGATTTTCTGCTGATAAGAGGAGATTTGGATGGTTGATAAGGCAGAGGAGGGAGGACAGGAGAGAGATGGCTTTGTTTGCTGTTGGGCTGTGGCACAATGTGTTTGCTGTTAGGGTGGTGAGGTAA
- a CDS encoding TRAM domain-containing protein — MSEFGREFGRAPPVEVGDIREVRIEAVGSEGDGIAKVDGFVVFVPGVKVDDVVTIRITKVLRKYGFAEVVE, encoded by the coding sequence TTGAGTGAATTTGGTAGAGAATTTGGCCGTGCGCCACCTGTGGAAGTTGGAGACATTAGGGAAGTAAGAATTGAGGCAGTAGGTTCGGAAGGGGACGGAATAGCGAAAGTTGATGGCTTCGTGGTCTTCGTGCCCGGAGTCAAAGTGGATGATGTGGTGACCATCAGGATAACAAAGGTCCTGAGAAAGTACGGCTTTGCCGAAGTTGTTGAGTGA
- a CDS encoding DUF555 domain-containing protein produces MPDYLVVLQAAWIVRKARSVEDAMNIAVAEAGKKLNPDLDFVKIDVGDTACPKCNSPLKAVFMVAGVALVGLIFEMKVFNAKSPEHAAKIAKYEIGKRMPRIPLEVIEVAEIE; encoded by the coding sequence ATGCCCGATTACCTTGTCGTTCTGCAGGCTGCGTGGATTGTGAGAAAGGCGAGAAGTGTTGAGGACGCGATGAACATAGCGGTTGCCGAGGCGGGGAAGAAGCTCAACCCTGATTTGGACTTCGTGAAGATCGATGTGGGAGACACAGCCTGTCCAAAGTGCAACAGCCCGCTGAAGGCCGTGTTTATGGTTGCCGGTGTTGCGTTAGTGGGGCTAATCTTCGAGATGAAGGTTTTTAACGCAAAAAGCCCGGAGCATGCGGCCAAAATCGCCAAGTACGAGATCGGAAAGAGAATGCCGCGAATTCCGCTTGAGGTTATAGAGGTAGCGGAGATTGAATGA
- a CDS encoding thiolase domain-containing protein, which yields MSENVAVIGVGHSKFGTRKDVNIAELCWESMKPAFESANLEPKDIEFFVVSNAGMWSSEAAVPALMAEYADLAPKGSMRVEAACASGSAAVRVGYTAVKSGMADIVLVLGVEKMQESPNPNVIELIGRFGSYFWEFENFGLTFPAYYALHGTAYMMKYGATEEDYAKVAVKNHYYGAKNPYAQFQREIDVETVMKSPYVAWPFKLFDCSPITDGSACIILASEEKVKELGIDEKIWILGQGVGTGTANLSRREEFSSLASATYAAEQAYKMAGIDIDDPTKYLDGANVHDCFTAPEIIAYEDLRFCKRGEGYKLIREEQTYIGGKIPVNVDGGLKAKGHPIGATGVSQAVEAYKQLLQKAEPGRQADINKGRWLAHNVGGTGHYSYVTIYGLEKR from the coding sequence ATGTCGGAGAACGTTGCTGTTATAGGAGTGGGACATTCCAAGTTTGGAACAAGGAAGGACGTGAACATTGCAGAGCTATGCTGGGAGTCTATGAAACCGGCTTTTGAGTCAGCCAATCTTGAGCCAAAAGACATAGAATTCTTTGTCGTGAGCAATGCAGGCATGTGGAGCAGCGAGGCTGCTGTTCCGGCGCTGATGGCGGAGTATGCAGACCTCGCCCCAAAGGGCTCAATGAGGGTTGAAGCAGCATGTGCCAGCGGGAGTGCTGCAGTGAGAGTTGGTTACACTGCTGTGAAGTCCGGAATGGCTGACATCGTTCTGGTTCTCGGCGTGGAGAAGATGCAGGAGTCCCCCAATCCGAACGTAATTGAGCTAATCGGCAGGTTCGGAAGCTACTTCTGGGAGTTCGAGAACTTCGGCCTCACCTTTCCAGCTTACTACGCCCTTCATGGCACGGCTTACATGATGAAGTACGGAGCTACCGAAGAGGACTACGCAAAGGTTGCAGTAAAGAACCACTACTATGGAGCTAAGAACCCCTACGCACAGTTCCAGAGGGAGATTGATGTTGAGACTGTGATGAAAAGCCCATACGTTGCTTGGCCCTTCAAGCTCTTCGACTGCTCACCCATCACCGATGGCTCAGCCTGCATTATTCTGGCGAGCGAGGAGAAGGTAAAGGAGCTTGGAATAGATGAGAAAATCTGGATTCTCGGACAGGGTGTTGGAACTGGAACTGCAAACCTGAGCAGAAGGGAGGAATTCAGCTCCCTTGCCTCAGCAACCTACGCTGCCGAGCAGGCCTACAAGATGGCCGGAATCGACATCGACGACCCAACTAAGTATCTGGACGGTGCCAACGTCCACGACTGCTTCACCGCTCCAGAGATTATTGCCTACGAGGACCTCAGATTCTGCAAGAGGGGAGAGGGCTACAAGCTGATCAGAGAGGAGCAGACCTACATCGGAGGAAAGATTCCGGTAAACGTTGATGGTGGCTTAAAGGCCAAAGGTCACCCCATTGGAGCAACTGGTGTAAGTCAGGCAGTGGAGGCTTACAAGCAGCTGCTGCAGAAGGCAGAGCCGGGAAGGCAGGCTGACATAAACAAGGGAAGGTGGCTTGCCCACAATGTTGGAGGAACGGGGCACTACAGCTACGTGACAATTTACGGGCTTGAGAAGAGGTGA
- a CDS encoding Zn-ribbon domain-containing OB-fold protein, with amino-acid sequence MKEEIKKVIEETGLPIITDEKSGAAQWVDLRELRLSYIISVENIKPFYEGLKEGKLLGTKCKKCGRLFFPPQKDCPSCFDSDIEWVELKNEGTLETMTVVFVRPPSFSAYDPYPVAIAKLDDGPRILAWYKGDPQQAKPGMRVKIQVGKRKEGYLMYEIAPA; translated from the coding sequence ATGAAAGAGGAGATAAAGAAGGTTATTGAGGAAACGGGACTTCCCATCATCACTGACGAAAAGAGCGGTGCAGCTCAGTGGGTTGATTTGAGAGAGCTCAGGCTCAGCTACATCATCTCCGTTGAGAACATCAAGCCCTTCTACGAGGGGCTGAAGGAGGGCAAGCTGCTAGGAACGAAGTGCAAGAAGTGCGGAAGACTCTTCTTCCCACCTCAGAAGGACTGTCCAAGCTGCTTTGATTCAGACATAGAGTGGGTCGAGCTTAAGAATGAAGGAACGCTTGAAACAATGACGGTTGTCTTCGTAAGGCCGCCGTCATTCAGCGCATACGACCCCTACCCTGTAGCAATAGCAAAGCTTGACGATGGGCCGAGAATCCTTGCGTGGTACAAGGGTGACCCCCAGCAGGCTAAGCCCGGAATGAGGGTTAAGATTCAGGTAGGTAAGAGGAAGGAAGGCTACCTGATGTATGAAATTGCACCGGCGTGA
- a CDS encoding 3-hydroxyacyl-CoA dehydrogenase/enoyl-CoA hydratase family protein, which yields MKVKKVCVLGAGAMGSGIAQVCATAGYEVWVRDIKQEFLDRGKAAIEKNLQKAVSKGKMTEEKAKEILSRIHFTLDMEEAVKDADLVIEAVPEIMDLKKQVFAEVQKYAKPECIFASNTSGLSITELGNATDRPEKFLGLHFFNPPPVMALVEVIKGEKTSDETIKFGVEFVKSLGKVPVVVKKDVAGFIVNRILVPYLVLAIDDVEKGVATKEEIDATMMYKYGFPMGPIELSDFVGLDILYHASQQWDIVPQSKLLEEKFKANELGMKTGKGFYDWSAGRPKIPQELAGKYDAIRLIAPMVNIAADLIAMGVADAKDIDTAMKLGTNMPKGPCELGDEIGLDVILAKVEELYKEKGFEILKPSEHLKKMVSEGKLGEKSGEGFYSYGKGEMTFKNIEIVKDTENKIAKLIINRPQRLNALSLDTLDEIFEALRMLEKDDDVRVVVITGAGDKAFSAGFDLQTAMQVPDFLAPANSMMVAAKGQWVFTQIERFPKPVIAAINGYAFGGGCELALACDFRIMKRGAKIGLTEISLALIPGWGGTQRLPKLVGLTKAKEMIMLAKRIDADEAERIGLVNKAVDPEKFEEEVMALAKELAAGPPVSLRAAKYAINFGAELPAEIGQMIEAGMFAVATSTQDVVEGVSAFFQRRKPEFKGK from the coding sequence ATGAAGGTAAAGAAGGTTTGTGTGCTTGGAGCTGGAGCAATGGGCAGCGGAATTGCCCAGGTGTGTGCGACCGCAGGCTATGAGGTATGGGTGAGAGACATAAAGCAGGAGTTTCTGGACAGAGGGAAGGCAGCGATTGAGAAGAACCTCCAGAAGGCTGTGAGCAAGGGCAAAATGACCGAAGAGAAGGCAAAGGAAATTCTCAGCAGAATTCACTTCACCCTCGACATGGAAGAGGCTGTTAAGGACGCTGATCTGGTCATCGAGGCGGTGCCCGAGATAATGGATCTGAAAAAGCAAGTTTTCGCTGAAGTTCAGAAGTACGCCAAGCCTGAGTGCATCTTTGCAAGCAACACCTCAGGTTTGAGCATAACAGAGCTTGGAAATGCTACCGACAGACCGGAAAAGTTCCTTGGTCTGCACTTCTTCAACCCTCCGCCTGTGATGGCTCTCGTTGAGGTCATTAAGGGAGAGAAGACAAGCGATGAAACGATCAAGTTCGGCGTCGAGTTCGTAAAAAGCCTTGGGAAGGTTCCTGTTGTGGTTAAGAAGGATGTTGCTGGGTTCATAGTGAACAGAATTCTGGTGCCCTACCTTGTCCTTGCAATTGACGACGTTGAGAAGGGAGTTGCGACAAAGGAGGAAATCGATGCGACGATGATGTACAAGTACGGCTTCCCGATGGGGCCCATAGAGCTTTCAGACTTCGTCGGGCTGGACATTCTCTACCACGCAAGCCAGCAGTGGGACATTGTTCCGCAATCAAAGCTTCTTGAGGAGAAGTTCAAGGCAAACGAGCTTGGAATGAAGACGGGCAAGGGATTCTATGACTGGAGCGCTGGAAGGCCAAAGATTCCTCAGGAGCTTGCTGGGAAGTACGACGCAATCAGACTCATAGCTCCGATGGTGAACATAGCTGCAGACCTAATTGCAATGGGTGTTGCAGATGCGAAGGACATCGATACTGCAATGAAGCTGGGAACCAACATGCCCAAAGGGCCATGTGAGCTTGGCGATGAGATTGGTCTGGATGTAATCCTTGCAAAGGTCGAGGAGCTTTACAAGGAGAAGGGATTCGAGATTCTCAAGCCCTCAGAACACCTCAAGAAGATGGTGTCAGAGGGCAAGCTGGGAGAGAAGAGCGGTGAGGGCTTTTACAGCTATGGCAAGGGAGAGATGACCTTCAAGAACATCGAGATTGTTAAGGACACCGAGAACAAGATTGCAAAGCTCATAATAAACCGCCCGCAGAGACTGAACGCCCTCTCCCTCGACACGCTCGATGAGATCTTCGAGGCTCTGAGAATGCTTGAGAAGGATGACGACGTGAGAGTTGTTGTAATTACCGGAGCCGGAGACAAGGCTTTCTCAGCAGGCTTTGACTTGCAAACCGCAATGCAGGTGCCGGACTTCTTGGCCCCGGCAAACTCGATGATGGTGGCGGCGAAGGGACAGTGGGTCTTCACGCAGATTGAGAGGTTCCCGAAGCCGGTCATTGCAGCTATAAACGGATACGCCTTTGGTGGAGGGTGCGAGCTTGCCTTGGCATGTGATTTCAGAATAATGAAGAGAGGTGCCAAGATTGGGCTCACGGAGATCAGCCTCGCCCTCATCCCCGGCTGGGGCGGAACGCAGCGCTTGCCAAAGCTGGTTGGACTTACAAAGGCCAAGGAAATGATAATGCTCGCAAAGAGAATTGATGCCGATGAGGCAGAGAGAATTGGGCTTGTCAACAAGGCTGTTGATCCGGAGAAGTTCGAGGAGGAGGTTATGGCCCTGGCAAAGGAGCTCGCAGCTGGCCCACCAGTCAGCCTGAGGGCGGCAAAGTACGCCATTAACTTCGGAGCTGAGCTTCCAGCAGAGATTGGACAGATGATCGAGGCCGGAATGTTCGCTGTTGCAACCTCAACTCAGGATGTTGTAGAGGGTGTTTCGGCCTTCTTCCAGAGGAGGAAGCCTGAGTTCAAAGGAAAGTAA
- a CDS encoding electron transfer flavoprotein subunit beta/FixA family protein yields MKIIVLAKHAPDPESEISVASDGKSISQSGLVYDINDWDRYAVEEAIRIKEEKGGEVVVVGVGTNCDDTLRKCLAMGADRAIKIPVDTSFDAYQTAEVIKEAIKDEQFDMIFAGLMSQDLNNAQVGVLLAAMLDLPVATAVAELKVEDGKVIARRELEGGYLEEVELPTPCVLTIQSGINEPRYVSIMGIKRAKSKEMKEVSVTPSISTLEIEKMYLPPVKKAEMIEGDPSQIAEKIIQILKERGLI; encoded by the coding sequence ATGAAAATAATCGTGCTCGCAAAGCACGCTCCAGATCCGGAGTCGGAGATTAGCGTTGCCAGCGATGGCAAAAGCATAAGCCAGAGCGGATTGGTTTACGACATCAACGACTGGGACAGGTATGCTGTTGAGGAGGCCATAAGAATCAAAGAGGAAAAGGGCGGAGAGGTTGTGGTGGTAGGTGTAGGCACGAACTGCGACGACACGCTGAGAAAATGCCTCGCCATGGGTGCTGACAGGGCAATAAAGATTCCCGTTGACACGTCCTTTGACGCGTACCAGACGGCTGAAGTGATAAAGGAGGCAATAAAGGACGAGCAGTTCGACATGATTTTTGCAGGGCTCATGAGCCAAGACTTGAACAACGCACAGGTAGGTGTACTGCTCGCTGCAATGCTGGATTTGCCGGTTGCTACCGCCGTTGCTGAGCTTAAGGTTGAGGACGGAAAGGTTATAGCAAGGAGAGAGCTTGAAGGAGGCTATCTTGAGGAAGTGGAGCTTCCCACTCCGTGCGTTCTCACAATTCAGAGCGGTATCAACGAGCCAAGATACGTGTCGATTATGGGTATAAAGAGGGCCAAGTCGAAGGAGATGAAGGAAGTCAGCGTTACGCCAAGCATCTCAACGCTCGAAATAGAGAAAATGTATCTCCCGCCGGTCAAGAAGGCAGAGATGATTGAGGGTGATCCGTCACAGATAGCTGAGAAGATTATCCAGATACTGAAGGAGAGGGGGTTGATATAA
- a CDS encoding electron transfer flavoprotein subunit alpha/FixB family protein, with product MKVFCVAEYRFEELNPLSIELLNLANQIKGDGTAEAVVIGKDVGKYAEELAKYADKVWKVEDDSLENYTPDLYVDVLLQLAEREKPDLILIGNTAQGGEFAPYLAAKMNVPIATDVVAVDVSDGVKVSRYLMQGKLMVDLKLKSTPAVLTIRQGVFKEGPEVGGEIVDAGIKPSKESRRKFVSYIEPEVGEVDITQADIIVSVGRGIEDASNIELAEELAELLGGVVAGSRPVIDNGWLPKDRQVGISGKVVKPKLYLALGISGAFQHIMGMKDSELIIAINKDPEAPIFGVAHYGVVADLFEVVPELIEKLKEIKG from the coding sequence ATGAAGGTGTTCTGCGTTGCCGAATACAGGTTCGAGGAGCTCAATCCGCTCAGCATCGAACTGCTAAACCTTGCAAACCAGATCAAGGGGGATGGCACGGCTGAGGCTGTGGTGATCGGCAAGGATGTGGGCAAGTACGCAGAGGAGCTTGCGAAGTACGCCGACAAGGTATGGAAGGTGGAGGATGACAGCCTTGAGAACTACACGCCCGACCTTTACGTTGACGTGCTGCTGCAGCTTGCCGAAAGAGAGAAGCCCGATTTGATACTGATTGGCAACACCGCCCAGGGCGGGGAGTTTGCACCGTACCTCGCAGCTAAGATGAACGTTCCGATTGCAACTGACGTTGTTGCCGTTGACGTTAGCGATGGAGTTAAGGTGTCGAGATACTTGATGCAGGGCAAGCTTATGGTTGACCTTAAGCTGAAGTCAACTCCCGCTGTGCTCACCATCAGACAGGGAGTTTTCAAGGAAGGGCCTGAGGTAGGCGGAGAGATAGTCGATGCCGGAATCAAGCCGAGCAAGGAATCGAGAAGGAAGTTCGTGTCCTACATCGAGCCAGAGGTCGGTGAGGTTGACATTACGCAGGCCGACATAATCGTGTCAGTTGGCAGAGGTATTGAGGATGCATCCAACATCGAGCTGGCTGAGGAGCTTGCAGAGCTTCTTGGTGGTGTGGTGGCTGGAAGCAGGCCGGTCATAGACAACGGATGGCTGCCGAAGGACAGGCAGGTCGGTATCTCAGGAAAGGTCGTGAAGCCAAAGCTTTATCTGGCCCTCGGTATCAGCGGTGCATTCCAGCACATCATGGGTATGAAGGACAGCGAGCTTATAATCGCCATCAACAAGGATCCGGAAGCACCGATCTTCGGTGTGGCTCACTACGGTGTTGTTGCCGACCTCTTCGAAGTTGTCCCCGAGCTCATCGAGAAGCTGAAGGAAATAAAGGGCTGA